In the genome of Actinomadura graeca, one region contains:
- a CDS encoding serine/threonine-protein kinase: protein MPGPREAPPGGAGATRRDGEAAGGSLMRLPAALAERYEAVAELPVQGAESDLLLVREPGGADEYVVKIFRRGYRADREVWEKLPGLDSPHVLRILETGHADGRDYEITAYAPDGNLRALMAGPLPPETVAEIAAQLAAGVAALHRAGIVHRDLKPENVLVLATAPLRVAIADFGLSKVLDQSVVFASSSRTLAYAAPESLSGQVSPARDWWSLGMIVRELATGRAPFLGLSETVVVDHLATRPVPADDVADPRLRLLCRGLLARDPRRRWAAEQVTEWLDGGSPPVAEETHAPPGTGLPFKGRRYADRAELARALVEEWEHAALYFFGRGETGEAWRSLREWLSDVQDDGRIELIDGYLTARLPPDVKLLHLVRWLDPALPPHYLGRRVTAEDLPGLAALAADPGHPDHRTACLLGRGLWEQDLLRVLAGFEGAGELARVGDQWRAHVAAWNDLARWLRGQAAGPPGLAARLPDAGTDGAGVRVAGPPGPADDPPVVLFTLLALAARPAETRRLLADASASARAAVAEPVPWFAWLADGAGDDPLRHLAVVRAAPEAVLETESRARDRHAAERRDEALRAQWAEQERLRLAGRGAAMTRAVLWTLPLLALWLLGSAVVDALFGGVDGPRTTSAGFHLQKSSWVSFSLLAVFSVLAWAVHCACEVVVARAQGKDYLLYGPWSWMSKVLGAGGRGLSKASQTMSGAAQRTGRRGCGVLLLAGTVPLLIILLLLGAVTSVAALLWILLLLAVPAAHAVGAGLRLHRWREDRAAGPPGVRPAGPAGRPAHPTDRPGGTA from the coding sequence GTGCCCGGGCCCCGGGAGGCGCCTCCGGGCGGCGCGGGGGCCACCCGGCGGGACGGGGAGGCGGCGGGCGGGTCGCTGATGCGGTTGCCCGCGGCGCTCGCCGAGCGGTACGAGGCGGTCGCGGAGCTGCCGGTCCAGGGCGCGGAGTCCGACCTGCTCCTGGTGCGGGAGCCGGGCGGCGCGGACGAGTACGTGGTGAAGATCTTCCGCCGCGGGTACCGCGCCGACCGGGAGGTGTGGGAGAAGCTGCCCGGGCTCGACTCCCCGCACGTGCTGCGGATCCTGGAGACCGGGCACGCCGACGGCCGGGACTACGAGATCACCGCGTACGCGCCGGACGGCAACCTCCGGGCGCTGATGGCGGGGCCGCTGCCGCCGGAGACGGTCGCGGAGATCGCGGCGCAGCTCGCGGCGGGGGTGGCGGCGCTGCACCGGGCCGGCATCGTGCACCGCGATCTCAAACCGGAGAACGTGCTGGTCCTGGCCACGGCGCCGTTGCGGGTGGCCATCGCGGACTTCGGGCTGAGCAAGGTCCTGGACCAGAGCGTGGTGTTCGCGTCGTCGTCGCGGACGCTGGCCTACGCCGCCCCGGAGTCGCTGTCCGGCCAGGTGTCGCCGGCCCGTGACTGGTGGTCGCTGGGGATGATCGTCCGGGAGCTGGCGACCGGGCGGGCGCCGTTCCTCGGGCTCAGCGAGACCGTGGTGGTCGACCACCTCGCGACGCGTCCGGTGCCGGCGGACGACGTCGCCGACCCGCGGCTGCGGCTGCTGTGCCGGGGGCTGCTCGCGCGCGATCCGCGCCGCAGATGGGCCGCCGAGCAGGTCACCGAGTGGCTGGACGGAGGATCGCCGCCGGTCGCCGAGGAGACGCACGCGCCCCCCGGCACGGGGCTGCCGTTCAAGGGACGCCGCTACGCCGACCGCGCCGAGCTGGCGCGCGCGCTGGTCGAGGAGTGGGAGCATGCCGCGCTCTACTTCTTCGGACGCGGGGAGACCGGCGAGGCGTGGCGGAGCCTGCGGGAGTGGCTCTCGGACGTCCAGGACGACGGCCGGATCGAGCTCATCGACGGGTATCTGACGGCGCGCCTGCCGCCGGATGTGAAGCTGCTGCATCTGGTGCGGTGGCTGGATCCGGCGCTGCCCCCGCACTACCTGGGCCGGAGGGTGACGGCGGAGGACCTGCCGGGTCTCGCCGCGCTGGCCGCCGACCCCGGGCATCCCGACCACCGCACCGCGTGCCTGCTGGGCCGGGGCCTGTGGGAGCAGGATCTGCTGCGTGTCCTGGCGGGGTTCGAGGGCGCGGGCGAGCTTGCGCGGGTCGGTGACCAGTGGCGCGCCCACGTGGCGGCCTGGAACGACCTGGCGCGGTGGCTGCGGGGCCAGGCCGCGGGACCGCCCGGGCTGGCGGCGCGGCTGCCCGACGCGGGGACGGACGGAGCGGGAGTGCGGGTCGCGGGCCCGCCCGGTCCTGCCGACGACCCGCCTGTCGTCCTTTTCACACTGCTCGCCCTGGCGGCCCGTCCCGCGGAGACGCGCAGGTTGCTCGCGGACGCTTCGGCCAGCGCGCGCGCCGCGGTGGCCGAGCCGGTGCCGTGGTTCGCCTGGCTGGCCGACGGAGCGGGCGATGATCCGCTGCGGCATCTCGCCGTGGTCCGGGCCGCACCCGAGGCCGTCCTGGAGACCGAGTCCCGGGCCCGGGACCGTCATGCCGCCGAACGGCGGGACGAGGCGTTGCGCGCGCAGTGGGCGGAACAGGAAAGGCTGCGTCTTGCAGGACGCGGCGCGGCCATGACCCGCGCCGTCCTCTGGACGCTCCCTCTGCTCGCCCTGTGGCTGCTCGGAAGCGCCGTCGTCGATGCGCTGTTCGGAGGCGTGGACGGTCCTCGGACCACGTCGGCCGGATTCCATCTCCAGAAGTCGTCGTGGGTGTCGTTCAGCCTCCTCGCCGTTTTCTCCGTCCTCGCGTGGGCGGTGCACTGCGCCTGCGAGGTGGTGGTGGCGCGCGCGCAGGGCAAGGACTACCTGCTGTATGGGCCGTGGTCGTGGATGTCCAAGGTCCTGGGAGCGGGCGGGCGGGGCCTGTCCAAGGCGTCCCAGACGATGTCGGGGGCCGCGCAGCGCACCGGACGGCGCGGCTGCGGTGTCCTCCTCCTCGCCGGGACGGTCCCGCTACTGATCATTCTGTTGCTCCTCGGGGCCGTGACGTCCGTGGCGGCCCTGCTGTGGATCCTTCTTCTCCTCGCGGTCCCCGCCGCGCACGCGGTCGGCGCGGGACTGCGGCTGCACCGGTGGCGGGAGGACCGCGCCGCCGGACCCCCCGGCGTCCGTCCGGCAGGCCCGGCCGGACGCCCCGCACATCCGACCGATCGCCCCGGAGGGACAGCATGA
- a CDS encoding DUF4282 domain-containing protein, whose protein sequence is MERSDKGLIGALLDANFNHLVTPKLVKLFYVVALLLISLQCLFDLGLGLWVTTWDDFWAWGVVVLIATPLVCLLELLLVRIFLEAVVVRFKTAEHLRVIKDKI, encoded by the coding sequence GTGGAGCGGTCGGACAAGGGGCTGATCGGTGCGCTCCTCGACGCCAACTTCAATCATCTTGTGACGCCGAAGCTCGTCAAGCTCTTCTACGTTGTGGCCCTGCTGCTGATCAGCCTGCAGTGCCTGTTCGACCTCGGGCTCGGATTGTGGGTGACCACCTGGGACGACTTCTGGGCATGGGGGGTCGTCGTGCTCATCGCCACACCGCTCGTCTGCCTGTTGGAACTGCTGCTCGTCCGCATCTTCCTGGAGGCGGTGGTGGTCCGGTTCAAGACGGCCGAGCATCTGCGGGTCATCAAGGACAAGATCTAG
- a CDS encoding LCP family protein — translation MSDKDPSGDDLAGDTAADEPAGTSAPEEVIPDPAEATPALEEVTSAPEAAAPRAGRTRRRTILRRTAIGMTAVLLLAGAGAVVLYRDLVGGIDQKHVGGHLGANRPKKLNKSLNVLLIGSDTREGDNARYGAAAGMSGARSDTAILLHLSPNRDQAVGVSFPRDSMVKIPECEKEKGGTVPAQFGMLNAAFAYAGPTCTWKTLESLTGIHIDHFVQIDFSGFKRMVDALGGVEICLDRPVDDPRAELHLKAGKQTVKGEDALGYVRARYSLGNGSDLERIERQQRFMAAVVDKATGGSMLTDPAKTYKFLKAATKSMTTDDELDLSTMRRLADGLKGMSAGQVRFVTVPVEGYAADPNRVQWDMERAKPLFAAIQHDDDLPAEPVAQKQKPPAPAEVKVTVVDAGGDARLVERTVRQLGRRGFDVAAKVEKSPAAAESRIVYAPAAEAQASALARIVPNALLIPDDRAPKDGVRLTIGTGGVRLTPPPLKVAGGVKAGRKSPCG, via the coding sequence ATGAGCGACAAAGACCCCAGCGGCGACGACCTCGCCGGGGACACCGCCGCCGACGAACCGGCGGGCACCTCCGCGCCGGAGGAGGTCATTCCCGACCCGGCGGAGGCGACCCCCGCTCTGGAAGAGGTCACCTCCGCGCCGGAGGCGGCGGCGCCGCGAGCCGGTCGGACCCGCCGCCGGACGATCCTGCGGCGCACCGCGATCGGCATGACGGCCGTGCTGCTCCTGGCGGGCGCGGGAGCGGTCGTGCTCTACCGCGACCTGGTCGGCGGCATCGACCAGAAGCACGTCGGCGGGCACCTCGGCGCCAACCGTCCCAAGAAGCTCAACAAGAGCCTGAACGTCCTGCTCATCGGCTCCGACACCCGCGAGGGCGACAACGCCAGGTACGGCGCCGCCGCCGGGATGTCCGGGGCGCGGTCCGACACCGCGATCCTGCTGCACCTGTCCCCCAACCGCGACCAGGCGGTCGGCGTCAGCTTCCCCCGCGACTCGATGGTGAAGATCCCCGAGTGCGAGAAGGAGAAGGGCGGCACCGTCCCCGCGCAGTTCGGGATGCTGAACGCGGCGTTCGCCTACGCGGGCCCGACCTGCACCTGGAAGACGCTGGAGTCGCTGACCGGCATTCACATCGACCACTTCGTCCAGATCGACTTCTCCGGTTTCAAGCGGATGGTGGACGCGCTCGGCGGCGTGGAGATCTGCCTCGACCGGCCCGTCGACGACCCCCGCGCGGAACTGCACCTCAAGGCGGGCAAGCAGACGGTCAAGGGGGAGGACGCCCTCGGGTACGTCCGCGCCCGCTACTCCCTCGGCAACGGCTCCGACCTTGAGCGCATCGAGCGGCAGCAGCGGTTCATGGCGGCGGTCGTCGACAAGGCCACCGGCGGCTCGATGCTCACCGACCCGGCCAAGACCTACAAGTTCCTGAAGGCGGCCACGAAGTCGATGACGACCGACGACGAGCTGGACCTGTCCACGATGCGCAGGCTCGCGGACGGCCTGAAGGGCATGAGCGCCGGGCAGGTGCGGTTCGTGACGGTTCCGGTCGAGGGGTACGCGGCCGACCCGAACCGCGTCCAGTGGGACATGGAGCGGGCCAAGCCCCTCTTCGCGGCGATCCAGCACGATGACGACCTGCCCGCCGAACCGGTCGCGCAGAAGCAGAAGCCACCTGCGCCGGCCGAGGTCAAGGTGACGGTGGTGGACGCGGGCGGCGACGCCCGGCTGGTCGAGCGGACCGTCCGGCAGCTCGGCCGCCGGGGCTTCGACGTCGCCGCGAAGGTCGAGAAGAGCCCTGCGGCGGCCGAGAGCCGCATCGTCTACGCCCCCGCCGCCGAGGCGCAGGCGTCGGCGCTGGCCCGGATCGTCCCCAATGCCCTCCTGATCCCGGACGACCGCGCCCCCAAGGACGGCGTGCGCCTCACCATCGGGACGGGCGGCGTCCGCCTCACCCCGCCCCCGCTCAAAGTCGCAGGGGGTGTCAAGGCCGGCCGGAAGAGCCCCTGCGGATAA
- a CDS encoding CHAP domain-containing protein, with protein MRVPGKSPNSIFALGRSSPLPAGSLGRLRVPLMPPTLLVVLFVMAVDMLLPTRALAAGGETVLCQSGSYSCLSGTGYSGQSVWGSWGPGHNCVSYTAYRLSANGASKPWAGAIGNASDWDEKARGAGVTVDANPVVGSIAQWDGGYGHVAYVEVVTSAYIEISEDSYITDAYGYSSRRRIERSAAKFASAEFIHVRDSPTETQQQLPGQAGAISALQHGSRVSLRWERTRPTTR; from the coding sequence ATGCGCGTGCCCGGAAAGAGCCCGAATTCGATCTTCGCGCTGGGACGTTCATCGCCTTTACCGGCCGGATCGCTCGGGAGGCTCCGGGTTCCGCTGATGCCGCCGACCCTGCTCGTCGTCCTTTTCGTCATGGCTGTGGACATGCTCTTACCCACCCGTGCGCTGGCGGCCGGGGGAGAGACCGTCCTGTGCCAGTCGGGCAGTTACAGCTGCCTGTCGGGCACCGGTTACAGCGGGCAGAGCGTGTGGGGTTCATGGGGCCCCGGGCACAACTGTGTCAGCTACACAGCATATCGGCTGTCGGCGAACGGCGCGTCCAAACCCTGGGCGGGAGCGATCGGCAACGCGTCCGATTGGGACGAGAAGGCCCGCGGCGCGGGTGTCACCGTCGATGCCAATCCGGTGGTGGGTTCCATCGCACAGTGGGACGGCGGCTACGGCCATGTGGCCTATGTCGAGGTCGTCACCTCGGCGTACATCGAGATCAGCGAGGACTCCTACATCACCGATGCCTACGGGTACTCCTCACGGCGGCGGATCGAGCGGTCCGCCGCCAAATTCGCCTCGGCGGAGTTCATCCACGTTCGGGATTCTCCCACCGAGACGCAACAACAGCTCCCCGGCCAGGCTGGCGCGATCTCCGCTCTCCAGCACGGTTCACGCGTGAGCCTGCGCTGGGAGCGAACGCGGCCGACTACCAGGTGA